The proteins below are encoded in one region of Pseudomonas putida S13.1.2:
- a CDS encoding OprD family porin has protein sequence MRVMKWSMIALAVAAGTSQLAMASAQDESKGFIEDSKLNVKTRMLYFSRDFRNNAPGTQSRVEETGLGFLGTFESGFTQGTVGFGVDAIGMLGLKLDSGRGRAGTGLFPTGSDGRSQDDYSEAGGAVKMRISNTVLKWGDQFTALPVLATDDSRLLPEVAEGGLITSNEIDGLTLHAGHFTAMNAQAQTYHDSLNMTEANVFGGTYAINDNLSTSVYYSHIEDHFRKWYGNINWALPISDKQGLVFDFNIYDTKSIGNNLTGAFVSKADGSNELDNIAASLSAAYNIGAHTFTLAYQKVSGDGDYAYGVDGGGTVFLANSVARSDFNAEDEKSWQARYDLNFAEFGVPGLTFMTRYVRGTGATTRTTDDGKEWERDIDVKYVMQSGPAKDLSLRVRQATYRSGDGVYYGSPSIDELRLIVEYPLSIL, from the coding sequence ATGCGCGTGATGAAGTGGAGCATGATCGCCCTGGCCGTTGCGGCAGGGACCTCGCAGTTGGCAATGGCCTCGGCACAGGACGAGTCCAAAGGTTTCATTGAAGACAGCAAGCTGAACGTCAAGACCCGCATGCTGTACTTCAGCCGTGACTTCCGTAACAACGCACCTGGCACCCAAAGCCGCGTTGAAGAAACCGGCCTTGGCTTCCTCGGCACCTTTGAATCGGGCTTCACCCAAGGTACCGTGGGCTTCGGCGTCGACGCCATCGGCATGCTGGGCCTCAAGCTGGACAGCGGCCGCGGCCGTGCCGGCACCGGCCTGTTCCCGACAGGTTCCGACGGCCGTTCGCAAGACGACTACTCCGAAGCTGGCGGCGCAGTGAAAATGCGCATCTCCAACACTGTGCTCAAATGGGGCGACCAGTTCACCGCCCTGCCAGTACTGGCTACCGACGACAGCCGACTGCTGCCGGAAGTTGCAGAAGGCGGCCTGATCACCAGCAACGAGATCGATGGCCTGACCCTGCATGCCGGTCACTTCACTGCCATGAATGCGCAGGCTCAGACTTACCACGACAGCCTGAACATGACCGAGGCCAACGTCTTTGGTGGCACTTACGCCATTAATGACAACCTCAGCACCAGCGTCTACTACTCGCATATCGAAGACCACTTCCGCAAGTGGTACGGCAATATCAACTGGGCGCTGCCGATCAGCGACAAGCAAGGCCTGGTGTTCGACTTCAACATCTATGACACCAAGTCGATCGGCAACAACCTGACCGGCGCGTTCGTCAGCAAGGCCGACGGCAGCAACGAGCTGGACAACATTGCAGCCAGCCTCTCGGCCGCCTACAACATTGGCGCCCACACCTTCACCCTGGCCTACCAGAAAGTCAGCGGCGACGGCGACTATGCCTACGGCGTCGACGGTGGCGGTACGGTCTTCCTGGCCAACTCCGTGGCCCGCTCCGACTTCAACGCCGAAGACGAGAAGTCCTGGCAGGCACGCTACGACCTGAACTTTGCCGAATTCGGCGTACCAGGCCTGACCTTCATGACCCGTTACGTGCGCGGTACTGGTGCAACTACCCGCACCACCGACGACGGCAAGGAATGGGAACGCGACATCGACGTCAAGTACGTGATGCAAAGCGGCCCGGCCAAGGACCTGAGCTTGCGCGTACGTCAGGCCACCTACCGTTCGGGCGATGGCGTCTACTACGGTTCCCCATCGATCGACGAACTGCGCCTGATCGTGGAGTACCCGCTGAGCATCCTGTAA
- a CDS encoding HIT family protein, producing the protein MFVLDSRLQQDSLVLGEFALCQLLLSKDANYPWFILVPKRAGISELFELEAAEQQQLWQETTLLAEALKASYGADKMNVATLGNVVSQLHMHVIVRQRDDAAWPAPVWGKCPAVAYSDDQLQAVRQRLRGLQLAGYKEA; encoded by the coding sequence GTGTTCGTTCTGGATTCGCGTTTGCAGCAGGATTCCCTGGTGCTGGGAGAGTTTGCGTTGTGCCAGCTGCTGCTGAGCAAGGATGCCAACTACCCATGGTTCATCCTGGTGCCCAAGCGCGCCGGTATCAGCGAGCTGTTCGAGCTTGAAGCGGCGGAGCAGCAGCAGTTGTGGCAGGAAACCACCCTTCTGGCTGAAGCGCTGAAGGCCAGCTATGGCGCCGACAAGATGAACGTGGCCACGCTGGGCAATGTGGTCAGCCAGTTGCACATGCATGTGATCGTGCGCCAGCGTGACGACGCCGCCTGGCCGGCACCGGTGTGGGGCAAGTGCCCGGCCGTGGCTTACAGCGACGACCAGTTGCAAGCCGTCCGCCAGCGCCTGCGTGGGTTGCAGCTCGCGGGCTATAAGGAGGCCTGA
- a CDS encoding SlyX family protein, with amino-acid sequence MSLELRIVELETRQAFQDDTIQALNDVVVEQGRVIERLQLQVAELIKRHEEMVGQYGSEGEEAPPPHY; translated from the coding sequence ATGTCGCTGGAATTGCGTATTGTCGAACTGGAAACCCGTCAGGCGTTTCAGGATGACACTATCCAGGCGCTGAATGATGTGGTGGTCGAGCAGGGGCGGGTGATCGAGCGGCTGCAATTGCAGGTGGCCGAGCTGATCAAGCGCCATGAAGAGATGGTCGGCCAGTACGGCAGCGAGGGGGAAGAGGCGCCGCCGCCTCATTACTGA
- a CDS encoding cold-shock protein, producing MFKIVHLVTGVAALLLSLIPSLKTDATPFLQQPDAVYLALLGLLNLVLAPVVPLYYRGARQQLQHLACALLVVAVVLQTLTLLARPEMGNLAALVCAPLAVALHLAVGFARSPRKARSSQHAAQEAGNRDTGTVKWFNTSKGFGFISRDSGDDIFVHFRAIRGEGHRILVEGQRVEFSVMHRDKGLQAEDVVAVTRR from the coding sequence ATGTTCAAGATCGTCCATCTGGTGACGGGCGTGGCAGCCTTGCTGCTATCGCTCATACCCAGCCTGAAAACCGATGCGACACCCTTCCTGCAACAACCCGACGCGGTGTACCTTGCCCTGCTCGGCCTGCTAAACCTGGTCCTGGCCCCGGTCGTGCCGCTGTACTACCGCGGCGCCCGGCAGCAGTTGCAGCACCTTGCCTGCGCCCTGCTGGTGGTGGCGGTGGTGCTGCAGACCCTGACGCTGCTGGCCCGCCCGGAAATGGGCAACCTCGCTGCGCTGGTCTGCGCGCCTTTGGCCGTAGCCCTGCACCTGGCGGTGGGCTTTGCCCGCAGCCCGCGCAAGGCACGCAGCAGCCAGCATGCCGCCCAGGAGGCCGGCAACCGCGATACCGGCACCGTAAAGTGGTTCAACACGTCGAAAGGCTTTGGTTTCATCTCCCGTGATTCGGGTGATGACATTTTCGTGCACTTTCGCGCCATTCGCGGCGAAGGCCACCGCATTCTGGTCGAAGGCCAGCGTGTGGAGTTTTCGGTGATGCACCGCGACAAGGGCCTGCAGGCCGAAGACGTGGTTGCGGTAACCCGCCGCTGA
- a CDS encoding Dps family protein, which yields MAIDIGISEEDRKSIVDGLSRLLSDTYVLYLKTHNFHWNVTGPSFRTLHLMFEEQYNELALAVDSIAERIRALGFPAPGSYAFYARHSSIKEEEGVPPADEMIRQLVQGQEAVVRTARSIFPVVDKVSDEPTADLLTQRMQVHEKTAWMLRVLLDGK from the coding sequence ATGGCAATCGATATCGGTATCAGTGAAGAAGATCGCAAGTCCATCGTCGATGGGCTGTCCCGCCTGTTGTCGGATACCTACGTGCTGTATCTGAAAACCCATAACTTTCACTGGAACGTCACCGGTCCGTCGTTCCGCACCCTGCACCTGATGTTCGAGGAGCAGTACAACGAACTGGCGCTGGCAGTCGATTCGATTGCCGAGCGCATCCGTGCCCTGGGGTTCCCGGCGCCGGGATCGTATGCATTCTATGCGCGGCACTCCTCGATCAAGGAGGAGGAAGGCGTACCCCCGGCGGACGAGATGATCCGCCAGCTGGTCCAGGGGCAGGAGGCCGTGGTGCGTACTGCGCGCAGCATTTTCCCGGTAGTGGACAAGGTCAGTGACGAGCCGACTGCCGACTTGCTGACCCAGCGTATGCAGGTTCACGAAAAAACCGCGTGGATGCTGCGCGTGTTGCTTGACGGGAAATAA
- a CDS encoding ribbon-helix-helix domain-containing protein: MMQASKRVAGLGSWPGKQCIDPFKADFDMLQTQPVSRSVRLNGFSTCLRLEAVYWGILERIAAANRCSVSAVLSYVDREVHLRQGGVRNFSGLIRVICVAWLQDPPSVR; encoded by the coding sequence ATGATGCAAGCGAGCAAGCGTGTGGCTGGCCTGGGGAGTTGGCCAGGAAAACAGTGCATTGATCCGTTCAAGGCGGATTTCGACATGTTGCAGACACAGCCGGTATCACGTTCCGTGCGGCTGAACGGTTTTTCTACCTGCCTGCGTCTGGAGGCCGTGTACTGGGGTATCCTTGAACGCATCGCCGCCGCCAATCGCTGTTCGGTCAGTGCGGTGTTGTCCTATGTGGACCGCGAAGTGCACCTGCGCCAGGGTGGGGTGCGCAACTTCAGCGGGCTGATTCGGGTAATTTGCGTCGCTTGGCTGCAGGACCCGCCAAGTGTGCGCTGA
- a CDS encoding FmdB family zinc ribbon protein produces the protein MPLYDYQCASCEHRMEVLQKISAAPLTDCPACQAPALKKLLSVPGFRLSGNGWYETDFKTGAKKNLAGGDKAD, from the coding sequence ATGCCCCTTTATGACTATCAATGTGCGTCCTGCGAGCACCGCATGGAAGTGCTGCAGAAGATCAGCGCCGCGCCGCTGACCGATTGCCCGGCCTGTCAGGCGCCGGCGCTCAAGAAGCTGCTGTCGGTGCCAGGCTTCCGCCTGAGCGGTAATGGTTGGTACGAGACCGACTTCAAGACCGGGGCGAAAAAGAATCTGGCAGGCGGCGACAAGGCCGACTGA